A window of Haloarchaeobius litoreus contains these coding sequences:
- a CDS encoding DEAD/DEAH box helicase, translating into MTNINDIADDRAYNRDSPEEALRNKFLESRPVSAWPSYLDETAIDIQSNIGIGDTELDRYNFPEEVGPLYEEGMLATVGDHSDLPATLKSGISSRELGQLVFLLNQLNYKIEHDETGLEDVQRAITAVLEKQLTSAHSQINPHLGGELTSTADILVQLFSDPTIAEQAAEIVEEFENAYNTGLLAKLDEPQMMTPLWEHQRDALENWVDSGGRGYANMATATGKTVLGLAAIATRYGSLHPLDDDLDTASVQHGGPRAKVLVVAHNDLILEQWRREFDRHLNIPRDRTQGSDDITLEWGIVHFRTAQALINREHIAYDLVILDEAHHYANGSGWGQLLDSFESEVLALSGSVDEGEAVDSKLRERLEDTIGPEIKRFTVRDAQANGVIPMFDWEVQYVPAGNDSDDFVEVTQQANERFRAFRERLTSGTLVTTSDQRLRTHNDICRFSHTTEGKELKQTDDEFKDLVTTLFSRRTQRWNQFPRLGTVCDTVARYAGHQVVVLTNNNAQIEELARLLKVREDVTIPVYTIFGSDSSTVQRDTVDEFDDPETPGVLIGTGDLIGEGVDMQHADVGINMSTGNVNKQLIQRIGRILRNPDGEKDATFVNLVAVPTASEAQAPADDGQALLEAAQEFLSLGAKFDNHPRFTASADEVWTALSRLLTAGADRIKTLADDGVYDWPDQDIQREQLDTLLTSVDPNNSSEEILQAWSVTQSAPGKPAEPDDPASTNTESPGADQENETEANDGPEAPQQLSLTLESQEDGEFKIGVTNQDGDAVSDAFVSAVGDDVIYRRTSTAGKFWIPTTVMPCTVAVRHPTEGVRVLKLSSS; encoded by the coding sequence ATGACGAATATCAACGACATTGCGGACGATCGGGCGTACAACAGGGACAGCCCAGAGGAAGCCCTTCGCAACAAGTTCCTGGAATCCCGTCCAGTGTCCGCGTGGCCATCGTACCTCGACGAAACTGCAATTGACATACAGTCCAACATCGGAATCGGGGACACTGAACTCGATCGGTATAATTTCCCGGAGGAAGTTGGCCCTCTTTATGAGGAGGGAATGCTCGCGACAGTCGGCGATCATTCTGACCTCCCTGCGACATTAAAAAGCGGGATTAGCTCGCGCGAACTGGGTCAGTTGGTCTTTCTTTTGAACCAATTGAACTACAAGATTGAACACGACGAAACCGGTTTAGAAGACGTTCAGCGTGCAATCACCGCCGTGTTGGAAAAACAGCTGACAAGCGCTCACAGTCAAATCAACCCCCACCTTGGAGGCGAGTTGACGTCCACAGCTGATATCTTAGTCCAACTGTTCTCGGACCCCACCATCGCAGAACAGGCAGCGGAAATCGTCGAGGAGTTCGAGAACGCGTACAATACGGGGTTGCTCGCGAAACTGGACGAACCCCAGATGATGACGCCTCTCTGGGAACATCAACGAGATGCCCTTGAGAACTGGGTTGATTCAGGGGGCCGTGGCTATGCAAACATGGCCACTGCCACCGGGAAGACGGTGCTTGGACTTGCAGCAATTGCAACTCGATATGGGTCACTCCATCCGCTTGATGATGACCTCGACACGGCTAGTGTCCAACACGGTGGGCCGCGTGCTAAAGTCTTAGTCGTCGCACATAACGACCTGATTCTTGAGCAGTGGCGTCGCGAGTTCGACCGTCACCTCAACATCCCCCGGGACCGGACACAGGGAAGCGATGATATCACACTTGAGTGGGGAATCGTGCATTTTCGGACGGCACAGGCATTGATCAATCGAGAGCATATCGCGTACGATCTCGTGATTCTCGACGAGGCGCATCACTATGCGAACGGCTCTGGTTGGGGGCAGTTGTTGGACTCATTCGAGAGCGAAGTGCTCGCACTTTCAGGATCTGTCGACGAGGGTGAGGCTGTGGATTCGAAGCTCCGAGAGCGACTTGAAGACACGATTGGCCCGGAAATCAAGCGGTTCACCGTGCGGGATGCACAGGCCAACGGTGTCATCCCAATGTTCGACTGGGAAGTTCAGTACGTCCCAGCTGGGAACGACTCGGATGACTTTGTCGAAGTCACCCAGCAAGCAAATGAGCGATTCCGTGCGTTTCGAGAGCGCCTCACCTCCGGCACGCTTGTAACAACATCGGATCAGCGGCTTCGAACGCACAACGACATCTGCCGGTTCTCTCACACCACAGAGGGAAAAGAGCTGAAGCAGACTGATGACGAGTTCAAAGATTTAGTTACAACGTTGTTCTCGCGCCGAACGCAACGCTGGAACCAATTCCCACGCCTCGGCACCGTGTGTGACACTGTGGCGAGGTACGCTGGCCACCAGGTCGTCGTCCTTACAAACAACAATGCGCAAATCGAGGAGCTCGCACGATTACTCAAGGTGCGGGAGGATGTCACGATACCAGTGTACACAATCTTCGGATCAGACAGTAGTACGGTCCAGCGCGATACTGTCGATGAGTTTGACGACCCTGAGACACCAGGCGTTCTCATTGGCACGGGAGATCTCATTGGTGAAGGTGTGGACATGCAACACGCCGACGTCGGCATCAATATGTCCACAGGGAACGTCAACAAGCAATTGATTCAGCGGATCGGTCGCATACTCCGGAATCCAGACGGCGAGAAAGATGCTACGTTCGTGAATCTGGTCGCAGTGCCAACAGCGTCGGAGGCGCAGGCACCAGCAGATGACGGGCAAGCGCTCTTGGAAGCCGCCCAAGAATTCCTTTCGCTGGGTGCGAAGTTCGATAATCATCCCAGATTCACAGCGTCGGCAGATGAGGTTTGGACAGCGCTGAGTCGGTTACTGACTGCGGGCGCAGACCGGATCAAAACGCTCGCTGATGATGGAGTCTACGATTGGCCTGATCAAGACATCCAGCGGGAGCAGTTAGACACGCTCCTGACGTCTGTAGACCCAAATAACTCGTCCGAGGAAATCCTCCAAGCTTGGTCCGTCACGCAATCCGCTCCTGGTAAACCCGCCGAGCCCGACGACCCAGCTTCCACCAATACTGAGTCACCGGGTGCCGACCAGGAGAATGAGACTGAGGCAAATGATGGTCCGGAAGCTCCACAGCAACTGT
- a CDS encoding AAA family ATPase, with translation MELIEIKLENFRQFRDESITFARGNESNITVVHGSNGSGKTTLLNAFTWLFYDKVDFDTRPERLASEGAMADAEVGESVTVSVRLRFEHEGTEYDACRTAVYKKQSSGDFDGEVDDMDLDVKLKRGDQWQPRGNPENTLDQVIPERLSGLFFFDGEDIDELAGIDNQDRIQEAIENIMGLTILERATRHLDTVAGRFESEVSENASEELSALIEEKQTVEEEVEELKRSREDTQRAKSRVEQEIQDLEQRLEAFDDSARLQQQRKQYQETIDDLEEDVEQLNAEIREEISNHGFVPLAMPLIRDTAEELDAMREEGVIPSELSNSFIDSLLEAEQCICGRALERGTEHYKQVQAMQGDTVADGVEQSALRTIGNLNHVSEIENSFFDKIDERIEERKELHDDIDGWVEKVDDISSELQDSEVTTESGLSIGDLEVELQAKKDERDELISEIGRIDEKTEQRNERVNSLEREIDEQEDERAEARVAKQRQKAAEEVRDQLDGSFTDLKDKVRKWANQNIQETFSEIASKDLIAEVTEEFELKISQEVGEERVEVDKSTGERQIASLAFIGSLVDIARNRYESESESEYFQGGIYPIVMDSPFGALDKDHRREVSRVIPTLANQVIVFATDSQWEGPVQEEMEPIIGQQYWLDFDPGKQDGKYPQTKIQTDAPVLRGD, from the coding sequence ATGGAGTTAATTGAAATCAAGTTAGAGAACTTTCGACAGTTCCGAGACGAGAGTATCACCTTCGCTCGAGGAAACGAGAGCAATATTACGGTCGTGCATGGCTCGAACGGTTCTGGAAAGACCACGTTGTTGAACGCCTTTACCTGGTTGTTCTATGACAAGGTTGATTTCGACACTCGACCAGAACGGTTGGCGAGCGAGGGCGCAATGGCAGACGCAGAAGTGGGTGAGAGCGTTACGGTATCGGTGCGTCTACGGTTTGAACATGAAGGCACCGAGTATGACGCATGCCGAACCGCGGTCTACAAGAAACAGTCAAGTGGCGACTTCGATGGTGAAGTCGACGATATGGATCTTGATGTGAAACTGAAGCGAGGAGACCAATGGCAACCGCGTGGAAATCCAGAAAATACGCTTGATCAGGTTATTCCCGAGCGACTCAGCGGCTTGTTCTTCTTTGATGGCGAGGATATTGACGAGCTCGCAGGCATAGACAATCAGGACCGCATCCAAGAGGCAATCGAGAATATTATGGGGCTCACCATCCTCGAACGTGCGACTCGTCATCTCGATACGGTTGCTGGACGTTTTGAGTCGGAAGTAAGCGAGAACGCGAGTGAGGAACTCTCTGCGTTAATCGAGGAGAAGCAGACGGTCGAAGAGGAGGTGGAGGAACTGAAACGGTCACGAGAGGATACCCAGCGCGCAAAATCTCGAGTGGAGCAAGAGATTCAAGATCTCGAACAGCGTCTAGAGGCATTCGACGACAGTGCTCGATTACAACAACAGCGGAAACAGTACCAAGAGACGATCGATGATCTTGAGGAAGATGTCGAACAGCTGAACGCCGAGATACGTGAGGAGATAAGCAATCATGGCTTCGTGCCGCTTGCGATGCCGTTGATCCGGGATACGGCTGAAGAACTGGATGCAATGCGGGAGGAGGGCGTGATTCCATCCGAACTCAGTAATTCATTCATTGACTCACTTCTCGAAGCGGAGCAATGCATTTGCGGGCGGGCGCTTGAGAGGGGAACTGAGCACTACAAGCAAGTGCAGGCAATGCAAGGCGATACGGTTGCTGACGGTGTCGAGCAGAGTGCCCTTCGAACGATTGGTAACTTGAATCACGTATCCGAGATCGAGAACTCGTTTTTCGATAAAATCGATGAGCGAATCGAGGAACGAAAGGAGTTACACGACGATATCGATGGGTGGGTCGAGAAGGTTGACGATATCAGCTCGGAATTGCAAGACTCTGAAGTCACGACGGAATCTGGACTTTCAATTGGTGACCTAGAGGTGGAACTCCAAGCGAAGAAGGACGAGCGGGACGAACTTATTTCTGAGATTGGTCGAATCGACGAAAAAACCGAACAGCGTAATGAGCGCGTCAACTCGCTTGAAAGAGAAATCGACGAACAGGAAGATGAGCGAGCGGAGGCACGAGTTGCGAAGCAGCGCCAGAAAGCAGCTGAAGAGGTTCGTGATCAGCTCGATGGTTCGTTCACCGACCTCAAGGACAAGGTCCGTAAATGGGCAAACCAGAATATCCAAGAGACGTTCAGTGAGATTGCGAGCAAGGACCTCATCGCCGAAGTGACGGAAGAATTTGAGCTCAAAATTTCACAGGAAGTTGGTGAGGAGCGAGTAGAAGTTGATAAATCTACAGGAGAACGGCAGATTGCGAGTTTAGCATTCATCGGTAGTCTCGTCGATATCGCCCGGAATCGGTATGAATCTGAATCTGAATCTGAGTACTTCCAAGGTGGAATCTATCCAATCGTAATGGACTCACCGTTCGGCGCCCTCGACAAGGACCATCGTCGAGAGGTTAGTCGGGTGATTCCAACACTCGCGAATCAGGTTATCGTCTTTGCCACTGACTCGCAGTGGGAAGGTCCAGTTCAAGAAGAGATGGAACCGATCATCGGTCAGCAGTACTGGCTCGATTTCGACCCGGGTAAACAAGACGGCAAATATCCACAGACAAAAATTCAAACCGATGCGCCCGTTCTCAGGGGTGACTGA
- a CDS encoding DEAD/DEAH box helicase family protein gives MEYRYVTSTSSMSTFESPDWIEPREYQQQAIQSWLDADGQGILHMATGTGKTVTALQAASKVADFVEQRFLLVIAVPYQHLVDQWAADLKDFGVQPVLAYQSRRNWQPRLERELLELNNAVRDIAVVVTTHRTLSGAATQQTLKRSVGQSMLIADEVHHMGATDAQKGLLDEFRFRLGLSATPERWYDEDGTRVLNSYFGGTVFDYGLKNAIDGGALYEYYYIPHIVELEADEMEEYMRLTRKIGRLMGKAGGADAVLEDNPALQTALFKRARLIGTARQKLDLLVDLFAKVDNPEHTLVYCSDGSLGVDEDGERHVDETTKMLRDVCDLTVDRFTARENQAKREALLTDFERGEIDVLTSIRCLDEGVDIPATRTAYILASTSNPRQYVQRRGRILRQDEGKQFAVIHDFITIPDTGQHPEMLTDEEYAAERKLIENELDRVSMFAECARNHPDADVRGIPTSNRTLQSVKRRYELLTS, from the coding sequence ATGGAGTACAGATACGTAACCTCCACTTCATCAATGTCTACATTCGAGTCTCCTGACTGGATCGAACCACGTGAATATCAACAGCAAGCAATCCAGAGCTGGCTGGATGCGGATGGGCAAGGTATTCTCCACATGGCCACTGGGACAGGCAAGACTGTTACTGCACTTCAAGCGGCGTCCAAGGTTGCTGACTTCGTTGAACAACGATTTCTCCTCGTCATCGCGGTCCCTTACCAGCATCTCGTCGATCAATGGGCAGCTGACCTCAAGGACTTTGGTGTCCAGCCCGTACTCGCATATCAATCCCGCCGGAACTGGCAACCACGACTGGAGCGAGAGTTACTTGAGCTCAACAACGCGGTCCGCGATATTGCCGTCGTTGTGACCACCCATCGAACACTCTCGGGAGCGGCGACGCAGCAAACATTGAAGCGAAGCGTGGGGCAGTCGATGTTAATCGCTGACGAAGTCCATCATATGGGGGCAACAGACGCGCAAAAGGGATTACTGGACGAGTTTCGGTTCCGACTTGGGCTGTCCGCAACGCCGGAGCGATGGTACGACGAAGACGGCACGAGAGTCCTGAATTCGTATTTCGGTGGGACCGTCTTCGACTACGGACTCAAAAATGCAATCGACGGTGGGGCACTCTACGAGTACTACTACATCCCGCATATCGTGGAACTGGAGGCCGATGAGATGGAAGAGTATATGCGGCTCACGCGGAAGATTGGCCGGCTCATGGGGAAGGCCGGTGGGGCAGATGCAGTACTCGAGGACAACCCAGCGTTACAAACGGCATTATTCAAACGTGCTCGTCTCATCGGTACTGCCCGACAAAAGCTGGACCTCCTTGTCGATCTCTTCGCCAAGGTTGATAATCCAGAGCATACGCTGGTGTACTGTAGTGATGGCTCTCTCGGTGTTGATGAAGACGGTGAACGTCATGTCGACGAGACGACGAAGATGCTTCGCGACGTATGTGATCTAACCGTTGATCGGTTCACCGCCCGTGAGAACCAAGCCAAACGCGAAGCGTTGCTCACGGATTTTGAACGGGGAGAAATCGACGTGCTCACCTCTATTCGGTGTCTCGATGAAGGGGTCGATATCCCAGCGACACGGACGGCGTATATTTTGGCGAGTACGTCGAATCCGAGGCAGTATGTACAGCGCCGTGGGAGGATTCTGCGCCAAGACGAAGGGAAACAGTTTGCAGTAATCCACGACTTCATCACGATTCCAGATACGGGTCAGCACCCGGAGATGCTAACCGACGAAGAGTACGCTGCTGAGCGGAAATTAATTGAGAACGAGCTAGATCGCGTGTCGATGTTCGCTGAGTGTGCACGAAATCATCCAGACGCTGACGTTCGAGGGATTCCGACCTCGAATCGCACTCTCCAGTCGGTAAAGCGTCGGTACGAACTCCTCACCTCGTGA
- a CDS encoding tRNA-guanine transglycosylase, with protein sequence MASFRVKTVGDDGYGRLGELEVPHGPVETPALFPVVNMIGGTTEKSGGVWRRMREKLIDKDHLQGIMFQAMSFTDYGVSPDNLNEFWRQQTFHERFSELDAPVFIDSGGFKLMNSNTFGEAPEEGGLPNEWGLYTDPKSILGLQLDFGADIVATLDYPIPPNLKDEEKMERMNRSIESAVECLQIIDNPDLLDENFDINTRAASRLREQKANGEEPSVYIALHGHDYETVNWYVGTFIDRVRELDVESSFEGFAVGSLVPLRDSIDVLVDIVQGAKDAIPEQRADEVGLHVFGVGGKQVGLLSLLGVDTFDCSTHMQTARYKKYLHPTTWTHHKLEELDEFLEADGSFPCNLPNCLLCNDESDLDYETLLELLNRDYDYAEVQERKANDEPIKSDYYALLARHNFEVYNEEMQRVRDAIRDGNLLEYVIGFAREHDDIKKGLKEAQIRDKELRAEIEARGAYDLLPGSTLKSDQAKLSDWGAGVDESATNQRISLKHTPNDFDVRMRDHEPPSGKSILLFIPCSQKKPYSESRTHSILYDKLGQITENIYKVTVSGMYGPVPEDCERLQPILEYDYVLAKEDTDQIDLVTDRVRDYLATHGAQFDEIIGYVTSKTYRQVIEKAFSDYGRGEVFPRDPQALQLTEFFRNTNIDELITYLNTHHAEQ encoded by the coding sequence ATGGCGTCGTTTCGGGTAAAAACGGTCGGTGACGACGGCTACGGACGGCTAGGTGAACTCGAGGTCCCTCATGGCCCCGTTGAAACGCCAGCACTCTTCCCCGTCGTCAATATGATCGGTGGCACAACCGAGAAATCCGGTGGTGTCTGGCGACGGATGCGAGAGAAACTCATCGACAAAGATCACCTGCAAGGGATCATGTTTCAGGCGATGAGTTTCACGGACTACGGTGTCTCACCGGATAATTTGAACGAGTTCTGGCGCCAGCAAACGTTCCACGAGCGATTCAGCGAACTCGATGCGCCCGTCTTCATTGACTCCGGCGGTTTCAAACTCATGAACTCTAATACGTTCGGTGAAGCCCCCGAAGAAGGTGGCCTGCCGAACGAATGGGGGCTCTACACGGACCCGAAAAGTATCCTCGGCCTCCAACTCGACTTTGGCGCAGACATTGTCGCAACCCTCGACTATCCGATTCCGCCCAACCTGAAAGACGAAGAGAAGATGGAGCGGATGAACCGGAGTATCGAAAGTGCCGTCGAATGTCTCCAGATTATCGATAATCCTGATCTGCTCGACGAGAACTTCGACATCAACACGCGTGCAGCATCTCGGCTGCGAGAGCAGAAAGCCAACGGTGAGGAGCCAAGCGTCTATATCGCACTGCACGGCCACGACTACGAGACAGTGAACTGGTATGTCGGTACTTTCATCGATCGGGTCCGCGAGCTCGACGTCGAGAGTTCGTTCGAAGGCTTCGCCGTCGGATCTCTCGTTCCACTCCGAGACAGCATCGACGTGCTCGTTGATATCGTTCAGGGCGCAAAAGACGCTATTCCCGAGCAACGAGCGGACGAAGTGGGACTGCACGTGTTCGGGGTTGGCGGTAAGCAAGTCGGGTTGCTCTCGCTTTTAGGCGTGGATACATTCGACTGCTCGACGCACATGCAGACGGCGCGATATAAAAAATACCTGCACCCAACAACGTGGACACATCACAAGCTCGAGGAGCTAGACGAGTTCCTTGAAGCCGATGGGAGTTTCCCCTGCAATCTTCCGAATTGTTTGCTCTGTAACGACGAGAGCGACTTGGATTACGAGACGCTCCTCGAACTGTTGAACCGGGACTATGATTACGCGGAAGTCCAGGAACGGAAAGCAAACGACGAACCAATCAAGAGCGACTACTACGCGCTGCTTGCCCGTCACAACTTCGAGGTGTATAACGAGGAGATGCAGCGGGTACGGGACGCCATTCGGGATGGCAACCTTCTGGAATACGTCATCGGATTCGCGCGGGAACACGATGACATCAAAAAAGGCCTGAAGGAAGCGCAGATTCGGGATAAAGAGCTCCGCGCCGAGATCGAAGCCCGTGGGGCGTATGACTTGCTACCTGGGTCAACGCTGAAAAGCGACCAGGCAAAGCTCTCTGACTGGGGTGCCGGTGTCGACGAATCAGCCACCAACCAACGCATCTCACTTAAGCACACTCCTAACGACTTCGACGTGCGGATGCGTGACCACGAACCACCCAGTGGCAAGTCGATTTTACTTTTCATCCCGTGCAGTCAGAAGAAGCCGTACTCAGAATCCAGAACGCATTCGATCCTGTACGACAAACTAGGGCAAATTACCGAAAACATCTACAAAGTCACAGTCTCTGGGATGTACGGTCCAGTCCCGGAAGATTGTGAGCGCCTGCAACCGATTCTGGAGTACGATTACGTCCTCGCGAAAGAAGATACTGACCAGATTGACCTCGTCACGGACCGGGTCCGCGATTACCTGGCGACACACGGTGCCCAGTTCGACGAGATTATCGGGTACGTGACAAGCAAAACGTATCGGCAGGTCATCGAAAAAGCATTTTCGGACTACGGCCGCGGTGAAGTCTTCCCTCGTGACCCACAAGCACTCCAACTCACCGAATTCTTCCGGAATACGAACATAGATGAACTAATCACGTACCTCAATACTCACCATGCAGAACAGTAA
- a CDS encoding ATP-binding protein yields MKKAPKVNEVNEFLEIASDFEDPLEVIRESLSNAYDAGATTVEITILNRAGGSDIIIEDDGHGMNERDLESFFDLGNSRKTDSIGYKGHGTKIFYKSDRIEVTTVHDGTSYRAEMDEPWEKLNNEVLPEYELTKTDVRSGNPGTKIKITNFRSGHGFDAESLTYNKINHYLKWKTIAGSTAHYFDDDQREMEISVVLDDEIDDTQDGLVTDNRLTFPDEQLDPDDSMYPAERMCKHYPANEIAVEYDGGKTTLQIVGMVGGKAARNELPTYGRHSAQFGIWFAKDHIKVERLNEAISHDNEFIHFLFVANCQDIELSANRESIRNKASSVYKAIEEEVEYYLSKVTQDPWFKSYLETRKEAEYNRRTAKQQTSLKERRETIESDGFIPKNKAEVLIALERASSTSRGLSHTVEDYDPTADIHAILRQNGRLRNAAVFPTLTGLFENDVPLKNTDVAVCWTQGDPAILSEYERNGYYGGDLKFDVDDGGFEYENDGRQFVEVIEVSELLQGAAVPAADD; encoded by the coding sequence ATGAAAAAAGCACCCAAAGTCAACGAAGTTAACGAATTTCTAGAAATCGCAAGCGACTTCGAGGACCCGCTCGAAGTTATCCGGGAATCACTCTCCAACGCCTACGACGCCGGCGCGACAACTGTCGAAATCACCATCCTGAATCGCGCTGGTGGCTCGGACATTATCATCGAAGATGATGGCCACGGGATGAACGAACGAGATCTCGAATCGTTTTTCGACCTCGGGAACTCCCGGAAGACTGACTCAATTGGGTATAAAGGCCACGGCACGAAGATTTTCTATAAGAGTGACCGAATCGAGGTCACCACCGTTCACGACGGCACCTCGTATCGAGCCGAAATGGACGAGCCGTGGGAGAAACTCAACAACGAGGTTCTCCCGGAGTACGAACTGACGAAGACTGACGTTCGGAGCGGAAACCCCGGTACGAAAATCAAAATCACCAACTTCCGTTCCGGCCATGGATTCGACGCAGAATCACTCACGTACAACAAGATCAATCATTACCTCAAGTGGAAAACCATCGCTGGCTCGACCGCCCACTACTTCGACGACGATCAGCGCGAGATGGAAATCTCGGTCGTACTCGATGACGAGATCGACGATACACAAGACGGGCTTGTCACCGATAACCGACTCACCTTCCCTGACGAGCAACTCGACCCCGATGACAGCATGTATCCCGCTGAACGGATGTGCAAGCACTATCCCGCTAATGAGATCGCAGTAGAATACGACGGCGGTAAAACCACACTACAAATCGTCGGTATGGTCGGCGGGAAAGCAGCTCGGAACGAGCTCCCGACGTACGGACGGCACTCCGCACAGTTCGGAATCTGGTTCGCAAAAGACCATATCAAGGTAGAACGCCTGAACGAGGCGATCTCACACGACAACGAGTTCATTCACTTCCTTTTCGTTGCGAACTGCCAAGATATCGAACTCTCGGCGAACCGGGAGAGTATCCGGAATAAGGCCAGTTCTGTCTACAAGGCCATCGAAGAGGAGGTCGAGTATTATCTCTCGAAAGTCACGCAGGACCCTTGGTTTAAGTCCTACCTCGAAACACGGAAAGAAGCGGAGTACAACCGGCGCACTGCGAAACAGCAGACATCGCTGAAAGAACGCCGCGAAACAATCGAATCGGATGGCTTCATCCCAAAGAACAAGGCCGAAGTTCTCATCGCATTGGAACGCGCGAGCAGCACCTCTCGGGGCCTGTCCCACACTGTAGAAGATTACGACCCAACCGCGGATATTCACGCCATTCTCCGCCAAAATGGCCGTCTCCGGAACGCGGCTGTCTTTCCCACACTCACTGGACTCTTCGAGAATGACGTTCCGCTCAAAAACACCGATGTCGCGGTCTGTTGGACGCAGGGCGACCCGGCGATCCTCAGCGAATACGAACGGAACGGCTACTATGGCGGTGACCTCAAATTCGATGTCGACGACGGCGGCTTCGAGTATGAGAACGACGGTCGACAGTTCGTCGAAGTTATCGAAGTCAGCGAACTCCTCCAAGGAGCTGCTGTGCCAGCAGCCGACGATTAA
- a CDS encoding tRNA-guanine transglycosylase, translating into MTENVVRNRFDFDVTARNGDARTGSLVINGTELETPNLFPVINFYAGGTDNSVYGGGIHRTLKEFMIGAERVGVEPMTEYFDASMTSVASLTDYNLNRNRYESYLDTPIKQRPLFENYNGLIFADSGGFKFLGGTDIDGSDFEVEMNQDAVYDIQEAFGSDIIVNLDHPIAPDDSHATRVEKAEMTAENIHTFLSISRGFDGAKYLTLHGYNYSMMSEFLEVITDSVPEGVLKEGFDGIALGSLVPKKDDRDALIRAVTDCREVMNEWGIGHWPLHVLGISSRAVPILAALGADSFDSSTHIHNAINGKYNESLMKRVDLDDADFSNCDCPVCSSDLLVNRMRGNAEYQKDVLGPVAMHNLVVVKDELAEIRRRIQTEDEDALIAYFEETFSHDKTMRQYAHKVVNQTLGGYF; encoded by the coding sequence ATGACGGAAAACGTCGTCAGGAACCGATTCGATTTCGACGTCACCGCTCGGAACGGGGACGCTAGAACTGGGTCACTCGTTATCAACGGAACCGAACTCGAAACCCCGAATCTGTTCCCGGTTATCAACTTCTACGCTGGTGGCACCGACAATAGCGTCTATGGGGGTGGCATCCATCGGACGCTCAAAGAGTTCATGATCGGCGCGGAACGCGTCGGCGTTGAGCCGATGACCGAGTACTTCGATGCCTCTATGACGTCCGTCGCGTCCCTCACTGACTACAATCTCAACCGGAATCGATACGAATCATACCTCGATACCCCTATCAAACAGCGACCGCTTTTCGAGAACTACAACGGACTCATTTTCGCCGACTCGGGTGGGTTCAAATTCCTTGGGGGGACTGACATCGATGGCAGCGACTTTGAGGTGGAAATGAACCAGGATGCCGTATACGATATCCAAGAAGCCTTCGGGAGCGACATTATCGTCAACCTTGACCACCCGATCGCACCTGATGACTCTCATGCGACGCGCGTCGAGAAAGCTGAGATGACCGCGGAGAACATCCACACGTTCCTCTCGATCTCCCGTGGCTTCGACGGCGCAAAATATCTCACACTCCACGGGTACAACTACTCGATGATGTCCGAATTCCTCGAGGTCATCACCGATAGCGTTCCCGAGGGCGTCCTCAAAGAAGGGTTCGACGGCATCGCGCTCGGCAGCCTGGTCCCAAAGAAAGATGATCGTGACGCTCTCATCCGAGCCGTTACAGATTGCCGAGAAGTCATGAATGAGTGGGGAATCGGTCATTGGCCATTACACGTCCTGGGCATCTCGAGCCGAGCGGTCCCGATTCTCGCCGCGCTTGGGGCTGATTCATTCGACTCTAGCACACACATTCATAACGCTATCAATGGCAAATACAACGAGTCCCTCATGAAACGGGTCGATCTTGATGATGCAGATTTCTCTAATTGCGACTGTCCAGTCTGTAGCTCAGACCTACTCGTCAACCGCATGCGAGGGAACGCAGAATACCAGAAAGACGTCCTCGGCCCGGTCGCGATGCACAACCTCGTCGTCGTCAAAGACGAACTGGCGGAAATAAGACGTCGCATTCAAACCGAAGACGAAGATGCTCTCATCGCGTATTTCGAAGAGACGTTCAGTCACGACAAGACGATGCGCCAGTACGCACACAAAGTCGTCAATCAAACCCTCGGAGGGTACTTCTAA